The region GCCTGTGCAGCCTGTCCAGATGACCGTCAGGACAACGATGGCTCGGCGCATGGTCACAATGCTGTGGTACTGCAGAGCATGGAAGATTGTAAAGTAGCGGTCAGCTGCTATCACAGACAGGCTGAAAATGGAACCAAGGAGGGAGAGGATGAATAGGGAGTCCATAATGTCATCCGCTGTGGTCTCAAAATTGCCCCGAGGCTTGAGATAACCCATGTTTCTGAACACGATCAGGATATTTTCAAGGATCTTATACAAGCTGCCCATCATATCAGAAATGGCCAGGCTGCAAATGAAAAAGTACATGGGTGACTGCAGATTCTTATTCTTGATCACAGCTAGAAGGACCATCAGATTTTCCAAAACCCCGATGAtggatattataaaaaatatctcTTCCGGCAAAACCACATGAGGACAGTCTGAATTATTTCTTGCTGTATCGTTGATGTTTTCATGTAGATTGATAATGTGCTTCATTTCTCCGGCTAGTGGTTAAGACAAAGGTGTTACTCTGCCTCGGCAGAAGGCTTGATTGATTCTTcagaatcttttcttctttttagtgcTTGCTGGAGGTCAGAGGTAAAAACCACCAGGCCACCTAAAGAATATATAGcaacatatattatattatgtatatatattatagacTAGGTGCTAAATagtctaaataaaataaaagctaagtcacattatcttttaaaagctCTATTGCTTCAACAAAATATGATGGtgtagtaatttaaataaaacagtttACTGGATTCTCATCTTAACTTCTCTATGAGAAAAACATTGTTAGTGGAATTCTGACTtcagagataaaaacaaagattgtCCTttgtcctctcctctctccatgcCCCATCCTCATGAATCCAACTGTGTGTGAGATAGATTAAACAAGATggattgaaatggaaaaaaaaaagaagtaaaacaaatgaaaggcATGTGTAGAAACAGGAAAGCACACAACTACCCTTCTTTGATTGGAAGGTGGTGGCTGGATTCAATGAATTAATGAGATGTTTAGGTTCTTTCTATTTCACTGTTTGTCTTTCTGGGTCACTGCCCGACCCTACAGCTACTGGCTTAATGGCAAGTATTGATGTACCAATCCCAAAATACatgttattatttctatttcaacgATAGAACTACAAGAGTGGTATTTCTGGGGAACTCCAATAATTCCAAGGTGTTGGAGTTCAATTATGGCACCAGAAGGGTCCAGTTTCCCTCAAACAGAAGGGGATGAGGAAATCGTAATTGAACAACTttgagaagtctgcttctgctGAGAGCTTGTGGAATTTTTACTGATTGTGTTTTCAGATGGTTGGACACAGGCAGTTTTATGAAATGTGTCAAGTTTGCCTTTGCCAAGGTGGTGGTTTTAATGGCATGATCATAGATTTTTTACACTTTTCCCTTCAAGGGACGGAGCTTAATTCTCCTTCACCTGAGTGTgtgggaagccagctgccatgcttTAGGGTGGTCCCAGGGAGAGTGCATCTAGGAGTGTAGCTTTTGATCAAAAGTCCACAAGGCATACATTACTATATTATAGTGAGGTTTCTCCTGGAAAGGAAGGAATTTTCTTACAAAGGACTGAGGTCAGAGGTCAAGTGTTAAGGTGGAAGTTCTTGAGTTAGGTAGGTTGATGTGAAGAGAGAagtggagggggatccctgggtggctcagcagtttagtgcctccctttggcccaggtcatgatcctggagacctggaattgagtcctgcatcggggtgcctgcagggagcctgcttctccctctgcctgtgtctctgcctctctctctctctgtgtgtctcatgaataaataaatacaatcttaaaagagagagagagagagagaagtggagtgACAGGTGGTAGCAGCTGATAGGGTTCTACCTAGGATGACCACCTTGTCCTGTTTGCCTGGGACTGAGAGACCAGTGTCCAGTCGTATCCCTCAGCCCCAGGCAAACCAGGATGCTTAGTCATCCTAGCTTCCCCTAGTAGGCCTGGGAAGTCTCTATGCTGTCAGTGTGCACTCATGTATCTACGTATGTTGGAAAGGATGGGGCCAATGATGTGTGTCAAGttgtgtgtcaacttgactggtcTCAGGTGCCCtacatttggtcaaacattattctgagtgtCTGTGAGGGTGCTTTGGGGGAGAATAATACTTGGATCAGTGGACTAATTGAAGCAAGTTGCCTTCCCCAGCAGGCCTCATTCAATATGGTGAAGGCCCACATAGAACAAAAATCCTCCGGTGAGTAGAGGGAGCTCTGTCTGCCTGACTGCTGAGATGGGTCATTGGACTCAAACAGAAACATCAGCTCTTCTTGGGTCTTGAggctgtaggctttttttttttttttaacattttatttatttatttatgagagacacacagagagaggcagagacacaggcagaagcaggctccatgcagggagcccgatgtgggactcgatcctgggatgccaggatcatggcctgggccgaagggaggtgctcaaccgctgagccacccgggcttcctgAGGCTGTAGACTCTCTGATTGAAACTATACCGTCATCTCTCCTGGGCCTCCAGCTTGAGGACTGTAGATCTTGAAACTCCTCAGCCTATATAATAGGGTGAGCCTATTTCTTATAAAGATGTAGcaccctctctttctgtctccattCATCTAGTGATGCcactcaggttgcttccatatcctggctattataaatagtgctgcaatgaacataggatgtgcacatgtcttttcaaattagtgttttcattttcttcagataaataccaagagtggaactgctggatcatatgatagtactactattaattttttgagaaaacttcaTAATGTTTCCCATAGTGGtggcatcattttatattcccttcAACAGTGctggttttcctttttgttcacatccttgctaacatttgttatttcttgtttttttgacaCTAGCCATTCtgtgaggtgtgaggtgatatctcattgtggtttcaattcgTATtatcctgatgattagtgacgttgagcagtttttcatgtgtcttttgaccctctatatttcttctttggagaaatgtctattcaggtcatctgcctattttttaattagatcGTTTTTCATATTGAGttatgtgagttctttatatattttggatattaatgtGTTATTGgttatatcatttgtaaatatcttatctcacttagtaggttgccttttccttttctggattatttcctttgctgtgcaaaagctttctcATTTGATCTAGTTCgactcttttatttttgcttttttgttctaGCCTGAGAAGACAGATCCAAAAAAGATATTGTTCAGACCAACATCCAAGAGCTTGCTACCTAAttttcttctaacagttttatGATTTCTAGTCTTACATGtgaatctttaatttattttgagtttatttttgtaaatggtatAAGAAAGcggcccagtttcattctcttacatgtagctgtccagtattcccaataccatttattaaagaagttttctttatattttttttacactttacattcttgcttcctttgtcaaagattaattgatcatataagaATGATTTTGTCTCTGGACTCTGTTCTGTGTTCATTGACTTATGTGTCTTTTCTGTGTCAGTGCCatagtgtttttattattatcattttgttgtacagtttgaaattagaaagtgtgatatctccagctttgttcttgttcaagattgctttggctatttgaggtcttttgtatttctatacaaattttaaggttctttgttctagttctgtgaaaattgccattggtattttgatagagttgCACTGAATTGGTAGATTGTTTTAGatagtatgaatattttatttcttaatttcactttctgattGTTTGTTAATACATACAGATGCCacagatttatgtatattaattttgtatcctacaacattactgaattaatttattagttctaatatttTTGGGTAGAATCTTTAGGGTTATATATGTaatatcatctgtaaatagtgacagttttactactttttcaatttggatgccttctatttctatttcttctctcattGCTGTAACTAGGGCTCTCAGTACTATGTCCAATAATAGTGACAGGATTGGGCATTCTTGTTTTGCGGTATCTGATCTTGGGGGAAAAGTTTTGAATATGACATTAAATGTGGGTTTGTGATATGGCATTCTCTTCTATATGCActtttttgggagtttttagtcataaatgaatgttgaatttgataagatgctttctctgcatgtattgagatgatcatatcatttttatcttcctttttgtaatgtgatatatcacattggcTGATTTGTGGGTGATGAACCATTCTtacatccttggaataaatcccactttgtcatgGTGTATGATCCCTTCACTCTACAGTTGAagttggtttgctaatattttgttgagtatttctGCGTTAATTCACATTCATCAGAGATGTTGGCTtgtaattttccttctttgtagtgtctttggttttggtatcaggataatactgGCCCCGTaggatgagtttggaagcattctttcctcttcaattttttgggatagtttgagaagaataagtattaattcttctttaaatgtttggtagaaaaaaaaatgtttggtagaattcatctatGAAGACTGTTTTGATTGTTGGGAgtgttttaaattactgattcaatctcatCACTAGTTAtcagtttgttcagtttttttttttaatctcttcttgattcagtcttggaagattgtacatttctaggaatatatccattTCCTCTAGGTTATCTCCCTTTTTGGCATGTAATcattcatagtagtctcttatatCCTTAGTatttttttggtatcagttgtaatgtctccttttttcACTTCTTGCATTatttgagtattcttttttttcttgatgagtctagctaaagatttatcagttttgtttgtctttattatttctttccttctactaactttgggctttgtttttctaattttttttaggtgTAAGGATGGACTGTTAGagatatttcttgtttcttaaggtaggcctgtattcctataaactttcctcttagagctgcttttgctgcatcccatagattttgaactgcggtgtttccattttcatctgtctcagggtattttttttatttcttctttgatttttctcattaacACATTTACTGTTAAGTTGCATGTTGTTTAGTCTTCACATATTTgctttcttcttgtaattgatttctagtttcatactattgtggtcagaaaagatgcttgatatgattccAATCTTCTTAAACTTACTGGTACTTGTtttatggtctattctggagaatgctcTATGTACACTTGAAAAAATGTGAATTCTGATATTTTTAGAGGGAATGCTCTGTATATGTAAGTCCACCTGGTCTAATGGATTGTTTAAGGCCaacatttccttattgattttctgtctagatcatttatctattgatgtaagtgggtTGTTAAGGGCacctgctattattgtattactgtcaatttctccctttatgtctattaatatttgcttcatttatttaggtgTCCCTATGTGGGGTGGatagatatttacaaatgttacatccttttgttggattgatccctttatcataaTGTAAAGTTCTTTTTTGTCTCTAATTACAGTCTTTGGTTCAAAGTCTCTTtagtctgatataagtattgctaccccaacTTTCTGTCTCAGTTTGCATGGAATAcattttccattccttcactcTCAGTGGCTGTGTGTCTTTTGATCTGAAGTGAGTCTCCTATACATAGTATACATGGtattgttttgtttatccatccagtGATACTATGTTTTtggattggaacatttagtccatttacatttatttttttatttaaaaaatttttttttattatttatttatgtagtcatacagagagagagagagagagagaggcagagacataggcagagggagaagcaggctccatgcaccgggagcccgacgtggaattcgatcccgggtctccaggatcgcgccctgggccaaaggcaggcgccaaaccgctgcgccacccagggatccctccatttacatttaaagtaattatttatagatatgtaCTTTTGccatttgttgattgttttcagattgtttttgtagttcttctctgttctttctttttttttttcttggtctcgTCCGTTGTGATTTGGTGACTTTCCTTAGTGTTGTGcttatattcctttctctttgccttttgtgtatctattattgATATTTGGTTTGTGGTTCCCATGAAGTTCACACATAATATTCTATGTATATagcatatagcagtctattttaagttaatgGTTGCTTAAGTTCTAGTGCATTCTAAAAGTGCTACATTTTTATCCCCCTtgctttatgtttttgatgttatattttacatcttaTTATTTTGTCTATACCTGAATAATTATTGTATAACTTTTCTGTTTTAATCTACATACTAGTTATGCAGATGGTTGATCCACTACATTTActctatgtttatttttaccagtgagattttttttctttcataattttcttattttagtcatggccttttcttttctgtttaaggAAGTcccttcaatatttcttataagaTTAGTTTAGTGGTTATGAAATTCTTTAGCTTTTCCTTGTCTggaaattttctctttcaatactGAGTAATGACCTTTCTGGGTACAGTATTCTTTGTTGTAGGTGTTTTCATTTCATCACTtagaatatatcatgtcactccctTTTGGCTTGCAGTGTCTGTTGAAAAATCAGCTTATAGTGTTATGGAGGATCCTTTGTATATAactagttgtttttcttttgctacttttaagagtctctctttatctttaactGTTCACACTTTGATTATAATTTGTCTTGGTATGGCTCCCTCTGAGTTCATTTTGCTTAGGGCACTGTGGTTCCTGAACTTGAATATCTGTTTTCAATATCAGGTTACCTTCAcctctttttctgaggttttgttaTCCTTTTGCTTGGAAGATATTCtgctatttccttattttgtctAACTCTTTGGTAATTTCTATGTCCTCAGTAGATCAGTTATGACTGATTAATTATGATCCCTAGccttaaaagattgatttatgcAGAAGATCACCTGTTAGCCTTAGTAGCTCAAATTCTCCTGATCACTTGAGCCAGGTGCCCTATGACTGACCCTTATGTGGGCTGTGTGTACCCTCTTGTTGTGGCTGGATCACACTTAGTGCAGACTCACTGGTGTGTGTGGCTGTCCCGGGCAGGGCTGCCTGCAATGTTTTGCCATGGCTGCTGCAAGCATGCTGGTAAGCAGGGTTGGTCTTTGCCCTTCTAGCTGGACTTCTGTGAGCACACTGGTGAATGGGACAGGCTTCTGGTACAGCTTGCTGTGAAATCTGACTGAGACTTCTGTAGACATTCTGGTGTTCAGTGCTGGCTTCCCTGGATGGGGGTGCTTGGAGCAGCTCTGTTGCTTGCTGAGGGTACTTGCTGGACTGGTAGGGCAGGGAGCCACTTGGGAGAAGCCTGATGGCATCCACCAGGTGTGGTGGGGCCATGAGCCACTCGGGATGGGCTCTGGGGCAGGCTGAGGTTGTCTGCTGAGACTGGTAGGGCAGTGAGCCATTTGGCAGGGGCCTAGATCTGGCAGCTGGGTTAGATGGGGTAAGTCCACAGGGGAATTATGGGTCAGGATGAGCAGTGCTAGCACAGCAGGTACTAGTGCTAGGCCagctagaaaaaaatgagtgcCCATCATTGCTTCTGTCCTTGGGGAATGTTGCAACAGGTCCCTGCTCTCTGGCACAACCCTAATATTCGTCAGCAGATCTCTGTGTATAACtcaggtgtttttcaaactgctgtctCTGTGCTGAGTCTCAGAGCAAGTGAAATCATGGGCGTGAAGTCTCCATTTCCTATTGCCCTCTACATTTTCCAGACATAAGCTCTATAGTTTCAAAGACAGATGTTATAGAGGCTCATCTACTCAGTGCAGGTTTCTTGGACTGTAGAGCCCGTTGTGGGGTTTGGACTCACTGTTCCTCAGGAGGGGCTTCTCTGGCTTTGATAGCTTTCCCACTTGTGAGTTACCATCCTGGGTGTATGGGCACTGACTAACCCACATGTCTGCCACTCCCACCTATCTCAATGTGGCTTTCTCTTTGTA is a window of Vulpes lagopus strain Blue_001 chromosome 24, ASM1834538v1, whole genome shotgun sequence DNA encoding:
- the MC2R gene encoding adrenocorticotropic hormone receptor — its product is MKHIINLHENINDTARNNSDCPHVVLPEEIFFIISIIGVLENLMVLLAVIKNKNLQSPMYFFICSLAISDMMGSLYKILENILIVFRNMGYLKPRGNFETTADDIMDSLFILSLLGSIFSLSVIAADRYFTIFHALQYHSIVTMRRAIVVLTVIWTGCTGGAITMVIFSHHVPTVITFTSLFPLMLVFILCLYVHMFLLARSHARKILTLPRANMKGAITLTILLGVFIFCWAPFVLHVLLMTFCPNNPYCACYMSLFQVNGMLIMCNAVIDPFIYAFRSPELREAFKKMIFCSRS